In Blautia sp. SC05B48, a single genomic region encodes these proteins:
- a CDS encoding lantibiotic immunity ABC transporter MutE/EpiE family permease subunit, which translates to MEMAYIQAENLKHKRTFTKTLIVLAPFVTALMNFFAPLWFQLNSYNWWYILLYPGFLTLTCALIEQRDNGKLKYRAVASLPVSQNKVWKAKIGVAGIYSCVGNFIFLALNLLGGFAILVINEIPLTIEIWQAAAGTTCIVIASLWEVPLCLWLSKKVGIFVTVILNAGLGSVLGIFTATTSLWMICPYSWVPHLMISVLGILPNGEPVADQSTAMAFWMIILVLVISLVWFAALSFLTARWFEKKEVG; encoded by the coding sequence ATGGAGATGGCATATATTCAGGCAGAGAACCTAAAGCATAAGAGAACTTTCACAAAAACGCTGATCGTTCTGGCCCCGTTTGTAACTGCGCTTATGAACTTTTTTGCCCCTCTTTGGTTCCAGCTCAATTCTTATAATTGGTGGTATATCCTGCTTTATCCTGGATTCCTTACGCTCACCTGTGCCTTGATTGAACAGCGGGATAATGGCAAACTAAAATATCGTGCCGTTGCTTCATTGCCTGTTTCGCAGAACAAAGTCTGGAAAGCAAAAATTGGAGTGGCCGGTATTTACTCCTGTGTGGGGAATTTCATTTTCCTGGCGCTAAATCTGTTGGGCGGTTTTGCAATATTAGTTATCAACGAAATTCCCCTGACAATCGAAATTTGGCAGGCTGCGGCCGGAACAACTTGTATTGTCATTGCAAGCCTATGGGAAGTTCCGCTGTGCTTATGGTTATCAAAAAAAGTTGGTATCTTTGTCACGGTTATTCTTAATGCCGGACTTGGAAGCGTTTTAGGGATTTTTACGGCTACAACCTCTTTGTGGATGATCTGCCCGTATAGCTGGGTGCCGCATCTTATGATTTCCGTGTTAGGTATTTTGCCTAATGGTGAGCCGGTTGCAGATCAGAGTACGGCAATGGCATTTTGGATGATTATACTTGTATTGGTCATTTCGCTGGTCTGGTTTGCGGCGCTGTCATTTTTAACTGCAAGATGGTTTGAGAAAAAGGAGGTGGGGTAA
- a CDS encoding sensor histidine kinase: MGVKKKPTLKILFRQFAISLIVMLVAAIIVPFGLEGLAINAGLATRANLSELQVKEIIPTLTIAPDITKVVIPQGCGYLILDKNFNELYSNMDDDEKEIALLYAKGEYIEYATGRQFALVVRENEFCVLRYYIGSQFTVSWLPEYFPSPDTLAFILMAVNSLLVIIILTARFAKNLRTQLTPLFEATAEVSKQNLDFEVGHAKIKEFEDVLASFSDMKDNLKISLERQWKTEQTQKDQIAALAHDLKTPLTVIQGNADLLTETNLDDEQRLYAGYVVESSGQMQSYIQTLIDISRAAVGYQLHIESIDLPAFMQHLFGYMESLCRTKEIRLQMNTVSLPQMLKFDRVLIERAIMNVISNGLDYSPQGGTLYVDVQSNNGFVEISVTDEGTGFSKEALCHAQERFYMGDQSRNSKLHFGIGLYITNSIMEQHNGQLILENSKETGGAKVTMKLPC; this comes from the coding sequence ATGGGAGTGAAAAAGAAACCTACATTGAAAATATTGTTTCGCCAGTTTGCTATCTCCCTCATTGTCATGCTGGTAGCGGCAATTATTGTCCCTTTTGGTTTGGAGGGACTTGCTATAAATGCTGGATTAGCTACAAGAGCAAATCTAAGTGAATTGCAGGTAAAAGAGATCATTCCAACGCTGACGATTGCCCCGGATATTACAAAGGTTGTGATTCCACAGGGATGCGGCTACTTAATTCTGGACAAGAACTTTAATGAGCTTTACAGCAATATGGACGATGATGAAAAAGAAATTGCCCTGCTGTACGCAAAGGGAGAATATATTGAATATGCTACGGGGAGGCAGTTTGCACTTGTTGTCCGGGAAAACGAATTTTGCGTTTTAAGGTATTATATTGGTTCTCAATTTACAGTGTCATGGCTACCGGAATATTTTCCATCTCCTGACACGCTTGCGTTTATCCTGATGGCTGTAAATTCGCTGCTGGTCATTATCATACTGACCGCCAGATTTGCTAAGAACCTGCGTACACAACTGACCCCGCTTTTTGAAGCAACTGCGGAGGTTTCAAAGCAAAACCTTGATTTTGAAGTAGGACACGCCAAAATCAAAGAGTTTGAAGATGTCCTTGCATCTTTTTCAGATATGAAAGATAATCTGAAAATTTCGTTAGAACGGCAATGGAAAACCGAACAGACACAGAAAGATCAAATCGCCGCGCTTGCCCATGATTTGAAAACGCCTCTGACGGTTATTCAAGGAAATGCTGATTTACTCACAGAAACAAATCTTGATGATGAGCAACGATTATACGCTGGTTACGTCGTGGAAAGCTCCGGCCAGATGCAGTCATATATTCAAACCCTGATTGATATATCACGGGCGGCGGTTGGTTATCAGCTCCATATTGAAAGTATAGACTTGCCAGCGTTCATGCAGCACTTGTTCGGTTATATGGAATCACTATGCCGGACAAAAGAAATCCGGCTGCAAATGAATACTGTTTCACTCCCTCAAATGCTGAAATTTGATAGGGTGCTGATAGAACGTGCTATTATGAATGTTATCAGTAATGGGCTGGACTACTCCCCGCAAGGCGGAACGCTTTATGTGGATGTTCAGAGTAACAACGGTTTCGTGGAAATTTCAGTCACAGACGAGGGAACGGGGTTTTCTAAAGAGGCATTATGCCACGCACAGGAACGGTTCTATATGGGCGATCAAAGCCGCAATTCAAAGTTACACTTTGGTATAGGTCTATATATTACAAATTCGATTATGGAACAACATAATGGTCAGCTTATTTTAGAAAATTCAAAAGAAACCGGCGGCGCAAAGGTTACTATGAAACTTCCTTGCTGA
- a CDS encoding lantibiotic immunity ABC transporter MutG family permease subunit, with protein MVSVVRCWKAEYQKCKHSILLYMHNMIPIICAAIFAGYYHISRWELATKISAYLEVLAVAFPFLIGIIVGLVVQIENQAGHYQLLLGTIPSRMATYIGKLGFLMICAFGATFLALGTFAALYRDAPASLYLKAGILLLITMLPIYLIHLFVGMSFGKGASMGLGIAGSLIAALMITGLGDATWKYIPWAWGVRAMDYTVLAWDSPQLYAQVKTDFFSGMIISVCCTVCLLIASLVWFHGWEGGKNSE; from the coding sequence ATGGTATCTGTGGTTCGCTGCTGGAAAGCAGAATATCAGAAGTGTAAACATAGCATTTTGCTCTATATGCACAACATGATTCCGATTATATGTGCGGCGATTTTTGCAGGTTACTATCATATATCCAGATGGGAACTGGCAACCAAAATCAGTGCCTATCTGGAAGTGCTGGCCGTTGCGTTCCCGTTTCTGATCGGCATTATTGTGGGCCTGGTTGTTCAGATCGAAAATCAGGCCGGGCATTATCAGCTTTTGTTGGGAACAATCCCATCTCGCATGGCAACGTATATTGGTAAACTTGGTTTTCTGATGATCTGTGCTTTTGGCGCAACATTTTTAGCGTTAGGAACATTCGCTGCACTATATAGGGATGCTCCGGCAAGCCTTTACCTGAAAGCAGGGATTCTATTGTTGATTACCATGCTTCCCATTTACCTGATTCATTTGTTTGTGGGAATGAGCTTCGGAAAAGGTGCATCTATGGGATTGGGAATTGCAGGGAGTTTAATAGCTGCCCTTATGATAACAGGGCTTGGTGACGCTACATGGAAATATATTCCCTGGGCCTGGGGCGTTCGTGCTATGGATTACACTGTGCTTGCATGGGATAGCCCCCAACTGTATGCACAGGTAAAAACCGATTTTTTCAGCGGTATGATTATTTCTGTATGCTGCACTGTTTGTCTGCTGATTGCCAGTTTGGTTTGGTTTCATGGTTGGGAGGGAGGTAAAAACAGTGAATAA
- a CDS encoding NisI/SpaI family lantibiotic immunity lipoprotein, producing MNKKCLFAVVIVLVSLICLSACGALRDTADKNKALNESLPYYELNAANYDEISYNGLTYTITDECLEMSELQEEIGQVSKRFKNVAGEDFSFGYVYSIVDVDISNAVAVNINNEYRKADIKNNDE from the coding sequence GTGAATAAAAAGTGCCTGTTTGCCGTGGTAATTGTGCTTGTAAGTCTTATATGCTTATCGGCCTGCGGTGCGCTCCGCGATACCGCCGATAAAAATAAGGCGTTAAATGAATCTCTGCCGTATTATGAGCTGAACGCCGCAAACTATGATGAAATTTCATATAACGGCCTGACATATACCATAACGGATGAATGTCTTGAAATGTCAGAACTGCAAGAAGAAATCGGGCAGGTATCGAAACGCTTCAAAAATGTGGCGGGGGAAGATTTCAGTTTCGGCTACGTTTACAGTATTGTGGATGTGGATATAAGCAATGCCGTAGCTGTAAATATCAACAATGAATATCGGAAAGCTGACATTAAAAATAATGATGAGTAA
- a CDS encoding response regulator transcription factor: MTHLLVVDDEVSILELIKNSLGKDGYLITVCQNADDVDIKKLHFYDLILLDVMMPGTDGFEFCKQIRNMVDCPILFLTAKTLEEDILFGLGIGADDYITKPFRIQELRARVTAHLRREKREHHSTLSFEPDIRFDLSAKVLYVSEQPVPLTKSEYSICEYLAKNRGQVFTKEQIYEAVFGFDGIGDNSTISTHIKNIRAKLEHFKISPISTVWGIGYKWE; encoded by the coding sequence TTGACCCACTTACTTGTAGTTGACGATGAAGTTTCTATCTTGGAATTGATTAAGAACAGTTTGGGGAAAGATGGATATTTGATAACAGTCTGTCAAAATGCGGATGATGTAGACATCAAAAAGCTGCATTTCTATGACCTCATTCTTTTGGATGTGATGATGCCTGGCACAGACGGGTTTGAGTTTTGCAAACAGATCAGGAATATGGTAGACTGCCCGATTCTCTTTCTGACCGCAAAGACATTAGAGGAAGATATATTGTTTGGATTGGGCATCGGTGCGGATGATTATATTACGAAACCTTTTCGTATTCAGGAGCTTCGCGCCCGTGTCACGGCACATTTACGCAGAGAAAAAAGGGAGCATCACAGCACACTTTCATTTGAGCCTGATATAAGATTTGACCTTTCCGCAAAGGTACTGTATGTTTCAGAACAGCCGGTTCCCCTTACCAAAAGCGAGTATTCAATCTGTGAATACCTTGCGAAAAACCGGGGACAGGTTTTTACAAAAGAACAAATCTATGAAGCCGTTTTCGGGTTTGATGGAATAGGCGATAACTCTACGATCTCAACGCATATAAAAAATATTCGTGCGAAATTGGAGCATTTCAAAATAAGTCCGATCAGCACCGTATGGGGGATAGGATATAAATGGGAGTGA